One segment of Candidatus Eisenbacteria bacterium DNA contains the following:
- a CDS encoding MFS transporter: MIHRLRNRPDLLHILMASLFFGAASGIFMATLNNYLAEVHGFGAEARGWLELPREFPGFLLIFVAGLLLLRLRESQMAGVAMILSAVGALGLGYLSPGRITVILWVIIWSMGDHILFAVDGPMGLKLARDGGEGRRLGQLGGARNLGTIIGVGIIFLLARFRGDDFTLFYLLSAVMALSSGYFYLKLRIGRDDPPSRKIVFRKEYRLFYAISALFGVRKQIFLAFGTWVLVSIHNVPVSTIALLYFIASTLGVVMRPLLGDVIDWLGERIVLAVDEIMLLAICLSYAFISDLLPAPYDLWWLYGAYILDLVLFGLRAARITYLKKIIRDPADITSSVSLGITIDHAVAMSLPILSGYIWETWGFRWVFLLAGAIALAGFFVCLRIRVPVRPLLPDKG; encoded by the coding sequence ATGATTCATCGACTTCGGAACCGCCCCGATCTTCTCCATATCCTGATGGCCTCTCTTTTTTTTGGCGCCGCCAGCGGTATCTTCATGGCGACCTTAAACAACTATCTCGCAGAGGTTCACGGATTTGGGGCAGAGGCCCGGGGCTGGTTGGAGCTCCCCCGGGAATTTCCCGGCTTCTTGCTTATTTTTGTGGCCGGACTCCTCTTGTTGCGGTTGCGAGAAAGTCAGATGGCTGGTGTGGCGATGATCCTCTCCGCCGTCGGCGCGCTGGGTTTGGGTTATCTCTCACCCGGACGGATCACCGTAATCCTATGGGTCATCATCTGGTCGATGGGTGACCATATCCTCTTTGCCGTCGATGGTCCAATGGGTCTCAAGCTGGCGCGGGACGGTGGTGAAGGCCGTCGGCTCGGCCAGTTGGGCGGGGCGCGGAACCTCGGCACCATTATCGGTGTGGGGATCATCTTTTTACTCGCGCGGTTCCGTGGCGATGATTTCACCCTTTTCTACCTCCTCAGCGCCGTGATGGCGCTCTCTTCCGGATACTTCTATTTAAAGCTCCGCATCGGGCGGGATGATCCACCCTCTCGAAAGATTGTATTCCGCAAGGAGTACCGTCTTTTTTACGCGATCAGCGCCCTTTTTGGTGTGCGCAAACAGATTTTCCTGGCCTTTGGAACATGGGTGCTTGTCTCCATTCACAATGTCCCCGTCTCAACGATAGCGCTCCTCTATTTCATCGCCTCGACACTGGGAGTGGTGATGCGGCCGCTGCTGGGCGATGTCATCGATTGGCTGGGAGAGCGAATCGTCCTGGCGGTCGACGAGATCATGCTCCTGGCGATCTGCTTGAGTTATGCCTTCATCTCGGACCTGTTACCGGCCCCTTATGATCTCTGGTGGCTCTATGGCGCCTATATATTGGATCTGGTTCTTTTCGGATTACGGGCGGCCCGGATCACTTATCTCAAAAAGATCATCCGTGATCCGGCGGATATCACATCTTCGGTCAGTTTGGGCATCACCATCGACCATGCCGTTGCGATGAGCCTTCCGATTCTCTCGGGTTATATCTGGGAAACCTGGGGATTCCGTTGGGTCTTTCTCTTGGCCGGCGCGATCGCCCTCGCCGGTTTCTTCGTCTGTCTCCGCATCCGCGTTCCGGTCCGGCCGCTGCTGCCGGATAAGGGGTAG
- a CDS encoding efflux RND transporter periplasmic adaptor subunit translates to MNLFCRGWIGLFLLGLIALHAGYGQNVKSVYAQDHEHEGEFEEGLRLTPEQRRHYGIVIKEAGPGRLSSELSMPGEVVFNEDKVVHIVPRVSGIVRKVNKSVGDSVSAGEIMAVIDSRELADTKAEYLAAIARETLAVSQFNREKTLYDKKVSSEQDFLDAQEALANASIELRAAKQKLLALGCTDDDLTDLCVEQEATITRYEIKAPFDGIVTAKHVSIGESIDSDAEIFTVADLSSVWVNLTVYMKDLAFVHKGQSVNLKSDHGGVQIQGMLNMITPFVDEATRSATARIIVDNADGHWRPGTFVNGFVRLDEKEVPLVVPLKAIQVIEGRNVVFIEHEGAFEMVPVQLGQSDREHVEIVAGLQAGDAYVAEGAFGLKATVVTSNLDTHAGHGH, encoded by the coding sequence ATGAACCTATTCTGTAGGGGATGGATTGGCCTCTTCCTGTTGGGATTGATCGCCCTGCACGCCGGATATGGCCAGAATGTTAAATCAGTTTATGCGCAGGATCATGAACACGAGGGCGAGTTTGAGGAGGGGCTGCGTCTAACACCGGAGCAGCGCCGTCACTATGGAATCGTCATCAAAGAAGCGGGACCCGGCCGTCTCAGCAGTGAATTGAGCATGCCGGGCGAGGTTGTTTTCAATGAGGACAAAGTTGTACATATTGTCCCCAGGGTTTCCGGAATTGTGAGGAAAGTGAATAAAAGTGTCGGTGATTCGGTGTCCGCCGGAGAGATCATGGCGGTGATTGATAGCCGGGAACTGGCTGATACAAAGGCTGAATACCTGGCCGCTATAGCAAGAGAGACCCTGGCCGTCTCCCAGTTCAACCGAGAAAAGACACTCTACGATAAGAAGGTGTCATCTGAACAGGATTTTCTCGATGCACAGGAAGCTCTTGCCAATGCGAGTATTGAACTGCGGGCCGCAAAACAGAAGTTGCTGGCGCTCGGGTGTACTGATGATGATCTCACCGATCTATGTGTGGAGCAGGAGGCGACGATCACACGCTATGAAATCAAAGCGCCCTTTGATGGGATCGTAACAGCAAAACACGTTTCTATTGGGGAAAGCATAGACAGTGATGCTGAGATATTCACCGTCGCCGACTTGAGCAGTGTATGGGTTAACCTCACTGTCTATATGAAAGATTTGGCATTTGTTCATAAGGGTCAGAGTGTGAATCTGAAGTCTGATCATGGCGGAGTCCAGATTCAAGGAATGCTGAACATGATCACCCCCTTCGTCGATGAGGCGACGAGATCGGCGACGGCGCGTATCATTGTCGATAATGCCGATGGGCATTGGCGTCCCGGAACGTTTGTCAACGGATTTGTCCGGCTGGATGAAAAAGAGGTGCCGCTTGTTGTGCCTCTGAAAGCCATACAGGTGATAGAAGGAAGGAATGTTGTCTTTATCGAACATGAAGGCGCATTTGAGATGGTTCCTGTGCAATTGGGACAATCTGATCGGGAACATGTAGAGATTGTAGCGGGTCTTCAAGCCGGCGACGCATATGTCGCCGAAGGAGCCTTCGGCCTCAAAGCAACGGTCGTAACCAGCAACCTTGATACTCATGCGGGGCATGGGCATTAG
- a CDS encoding CusA/CzcA family heavy metal efflux RND transporter, protein MLNKLIESSLKFPGLVVIILIAIIGLGLFQVNRMAVDAFPDISPIMVPVFAEGHGMAPEEIERLISYPIESAMNGLPGVKLIKSTSAFGMAVIYIYFEDDFDIYFARQLVAERLSGVMAELPEMDEQPALGPISTGLGQIFLYYLTIKDSFDTGGKDPNTYLRELNDWVVKFQLQTVPGVTEILSIGGHVLQFQIRINPAALWKYKLTLEDLVEAVNKNNRNVGGQFIVLGSEEYLVRGIGLVESLEDIRTIAVKEEDGRPVYLADVAEVEYGNEIRRGVVSHNGEREVVSGMVLKLYGENTSDVIERLYAKIGEVRKSLPSGVELVPYYEQAELVQNATGTVKKALLQGGFLVILTLLLFLGNWRTAFIVGLSLPLCALVAILCMGIKGISANLMSLGGIAIAVGMLGDGAIVMVENIFRHLGEKNAGEENGHGEARIGIILNAAKEVSHPIVFSIAIIIIVFLPVFTLEGVEGKMFSPMAFTIAFALIGSILVALVAAPVLSFFLLRQGKQKELVLMRGLRALYRPLLEKALRKKRWVMLTACGGLLLSLAAIPFLGSEFIPTLEEGSILIGVTMAPSISLEEGTALIMKMERVILQFEEVEETVSRVGRPEAGSHPHPVNYAEIHVELKPLKDWKDHGNKRELIDKLSSKLKLFPGVQLNFTQPIQNAFDELLSGIKAQLAIKLYGEDLGVLRRKAEEIRVAIDNIPGLTDLSTEQSFGQPQIQIIADRAACARYGVTVSEILEMVELAVGGEVIDHIYLNTRRFGIHMRFQEAYRSDTEAIRNILVSTKKGGRLPLSQVAQVESVVGPLQINREMNQRRWIVQGNIRGRDLGGVVADIRERISEKVDLPPGYSIEFGGQFENQQRAMKRLSIIVPTVIVLVFMMLWISFRSIRYALIIIVNVPLSLIGGIIGLLVMREYLSVPASIGFIALFGIAVQNCMVLVTTFNDLRGRGQSLHDSVVNGGLLRLRPVLMTALTTVLGLMPLLLAQGIGADVQRPLAAVVVFGLTTSTLLTLFVIPATYSWIENRR, encoded by the coding sequence ATGCTCAACAAGCTCATTGAATCTTCTTTAAAATTTCCCGGCCTGGTGGTGATTATCTTGATTGCCATCATTGGATTGGGATTGTTTCAGGTCAATCGAATGGCTGTGGATGCCTTTCCGGATATCTCGCCGATCATGGTGCCCGTATTCGCTGAGGGGCATGGGATGGCTCCGGAGGAAATTGAACGTCTGATTTCTTATCCCATCGAATCAGCAATGAATGGATTGCCGGGTGTGAAATTGATAAAATCCACCTCGGCTTTTGGAATGGCGGTTATCTACATTTATTTCGAGGATGATTTTGATATCTATTTTGCCCGGCAACTCGTGGCTGAACGCTTATCCGGCGTTATGGCGGAATTGCCTGAGATGGATGAGCAACCGGCCTTGGGCCCGATTTCAACGGGATTGGGGCAGATTTTCCTCTATTACTTGACGATTAAGGATTCTTTTGATACAGGCGGCAAAGATCCTAATACCTATTTGAGAGAGCTCAACGACTGGGTTGTGAAATTCCAGCTTCAGACGGTGCCGGGTGTAACAGAGATACTATCGATCGGCGGACATGTTCTTCAATTTCAAATCCGGATTAATCCCGCTGCATTGTGGAAGTACAAGTTGACATTGGAAGATCTTGTCGAAGCGGTAAACAAGAACAATAGAAATGTGGGCGGGCAGTTTATTGTTTTGGGATCGGAAGAGTACCTGGTGCGTGGGATTGGTCTTGTGGAGAGCCTCGAAGATATCAGAACCATCGCTGTAAAGGAGGAGGATGGCAGGCCCGTCTATTTGGCGGATGTCGCCGAGGTCGAGTATGGAAATGAAATCCGCAGAGGTGTTGTCAGCCACAATGGCGAGCGGGAAGTTGTCTCGGGGATGGTTCTCAAACTGTATGGAGAGAATACATCTGATGTTATTGAACGACTCTACGCCAAGATTGGCGAAGTCAGGAAGTCACTGCCCTCCGGGGTGGAATTGGTCCCATACTATGAACAGGCTGAACTTGTACAAAATGCGACGGGCACTGTCAAGAAAGCCCTTCTGCAAGGCGGATTTCTGGTTATTCTTACACTCCTGCTATTCCTTGGCAATTGGAGAACCGCGTTCATCGTCGGGTTATCGCTGCCGTTATGCGCCCTTGTGGCGATCTTGTGCATGGGGATCAAAGGGATCTCTGCAAATTTGATGTCTCTTGGAGGCATCGCCATAGCCGTGGGCATGCTCGGGGACGGCGCCATCGTTATGGTTGAGAATATATTCCGCCATCTTGGTGAAAAAAACGCCGGCGAAGAAAACGGCCATGGCGAGGCCAGAATCGGAATCATACTCAATGCGGCAAAGGAAGTCAGTCATCCCATTGTCTTCTCAATTGCAATTATCATCATTGTCTTTCTGCCGGTTTTTACCCTTGAAGGTGTGGAGGGGAAGATGTTTTCTCCGATGGCCTTCACGATCGCATTTGCCCTCATTGGATCAATCCTTGTCGCATTGGTGGCCGCGCCTGTACTATCGTTTTTCCTTTTAAGGCAGGGCAAGCAAAAAGAATTAGTATTAATGCGCGGCCTGCGGGCGCTGTATCGCCCCCTCCTTGAGAAGGCCTTGCGAAAGAAACGATGGGTCATGCTGACGGCTTGCGGTGGACTCTTACTGAGCCTTGCCGCCATTCCCTTCCTCGGATCAGAGTTTATCCCAACTTTGGAAGAAGGATCGATTCTTATTGGTGTCACCATGGCGCCATCGATCTCTCTGGAGGAAGGCACGGCACTGATCATGAAAATGGAACGCGTGATCCTGCAATTTGAGGAGGTGGAAGAAACGGTATCCAGGGTCGGCCGGCCGGAAGCCGGGAGCCATCCTCATCCTGTGAACTATGCAGAAATTCATGTTGAATTGAAGCCGCTGAAAGATTGGAAGGACCACGGCAACAAAAGGGAATTGATAGATAAGTTAAGCTCCAAGTTGAAGCTGTTTCCAGGCGTGCAGTTAAACTTCACTCAACCGATACAAAATGCGTTTGATGAATTGCTGTCCGGAATTAAAGCTCAGCTGGCGATAAAACTCTATGGTGAAGACTTGGGTGTGCTGCGCCGGAAGGCGGAAGAAATCCGTGTGGCGATAGATAATATCCCGGGCTTGACGGATCTTTCTACGGAGCAGAGTTTCGGGCAACCGCAGATACAGATTATTGCGGATCGAGCGGCCTGTGCCCGTTATGGGGTCACCGTTAGCGAGATTCTCGAAATGGTCGAGCTGGCGGTTGGCGGCGAGGTGATCGACCACATCTATCTCAATACCCGCCGTTTTGGCATACATATGCGATTCCAGGAAGCTTATCGCTCCGATACTGAAGCCATCCGGAATATTCTCGTCTCGACAAAGAAAGGTGGGAGGCTGCCACTGTCACAAGTGGCGCAGGTGGAATCAGTTGTGGGGCCACTTCAGATTAACCGTGAAATGAATCAACGCCGGTGGATTGTGCAGGGGAATATCCGTGGGCGTGACCTGGGCGGCGTCGTCGCCGATATCCGGGAGAGAATATCGGAAAAGGTCGATTTGCCACCTGGATATTCGATTGAATTTGGAGGGCAATTTGAAAACCAACAGAGGGCGATGAAGCGACTATCCATCATTGTTCCCACGGTCATCGTGCTGGTGTTCATGATGCTGTGGATATCTTTTAGATCTATCCGCTATGCACTCATCATTATTGTCAATGTTCCATTGTCGCTTATCGGAGGCATCATTGGATTGCTTGTGATGCGCGAATACCTTTCAGTTCCCGCCTCGATCGGATTTATTGCGCTGTTCGGAATCGCTGTGCAGAACTGCATGGTGTTGGTGACCACATTCAATGATCTTCGCGGCAGGGGCCAGTCACTACATGATTCTGTAGTGAATGGTGGATTGCTTCGATTGCGGCCGGTGCTTATGACGGCCCTCACAACCGTGCTCGGTCTGATGCCGCTGCTGCTGGCACAGGGGATAGGCGCTGATGTTCAACGGCCGCTGGCGGCGGTCGTCGTTTTTGGACTGACAACATCAACCCTCTTAACACTCTTTGTTATACCGGCGACGTATAGTTGGATCGAGAACCGGAGATAG
- the cdaA gene encoding diadenylate cyclase CdaA — MIDTRWLLIAADVIIVAFLIYRLMLLVRGTRAAQMLVGLAVLVLLSILAEWLHLATLNWLLNSLRTVWVIAFLIIFQPELRRALTQIGQSGIFRRIVHVADYGWLGEIEKVLEELSKRGQGALIVLERNVGLRTYLETGTQIGGKVTMELLLTIFTPPSPLHDGAVIIQGDEVAAAGCILPLSQRHDLESTLGTRHRAALGLSEETDAVVLVVSEETHHISIAERGVIQRNVSPNELKGRLSELLSTHTRPRKTPPAQGVEASS; from the coding sequence ATGATCGATACCCGTTGGCTCCTCATTGCGGCGGATGTTATCATTGTTGCGTTTCTCATCTATCGCCTGATGCTCCTCGTTCGGGGGACTCGCGCCGCACAAATGCTCGTGGGTTTGGCCGTCCTGGTTCTCCTTTCCATCCTAGCGGAATGGCTGCACCTCGCGACACTGAACTGGCTTTTAAACAGCCTTCGCACCGTCTGGGTCATCGCCTTCCTCATCATCTTCCAACCGGAGTTGCGCCGGGCGCTCACGCAAATCGGCCAGAGCGGCATCTTCCGGCGGATTGTCCATGTCGCCGATTACGGCTGGCTGGGTGAAATCGAAAAGGTGCTTGAAGAATTGTCAAAGCGCGGCCAGGGCGCTCTGATTGTCTTGGAACGCAATGTTGGTTTGAGGACTTACCTGGAAACCGGCACGCAAATCGGCGGGAAGGTGACGATGGAGCTTCTTCTCACCATCTTCACACCTCCCTCGCCGTTGCACGACGGGGCGGTGATCATTCAGGGCGATGAAGTGGCGGCAGCGGGATGCATCTTGCCCCTGAGCCAGAGGCACGATCTTGAATCGACGCTCGGGACGCGGCACCGGGCCGCCTTGGGGCTGTCCGAAGAGACCGACGCGGTCGTCTTGGTCGTCTCAGAGGAAACCCACCACATCTCTATCGCCGAACGTGGCGTGATACAAAGAAATGTCAGTCCTAATGAACTGAAAGGCCGGCTGAGCGAGCTCCTTTCAACCCACACAAGGCCAAGAAAGACGCCTCCGGCTCAGGGTGTAGAGGCCTCTTCCTAA